In the genome of Blastopirellula retiformator, the window CCGGGCCTCTAGTTGTTCAGCATGAAGGGTGTAGGGGCGACGGCTGCGGAGAGCGTGGGCGCGATCGGTGCGCTGGTGCTTCTTGCTCATTGTGAACGGCATTCCTGCGAAGGCGGTCTACAGCGGAGGAGTTGGATTAACGGCGGAAGGAACTGCCTTAGATGGGGTGTCATGTCCCTCTGTGGATTTGCTTGCGTAGGCCGATTGTAATGCTTGGGAGGGTTGGAGGCACCTCGGATTGCAGGTGCGGTTGCTGAATTCCGGCAAAATTTAGCGCAATAACCCAGTTTGCCTCCGGCGCAGCGCAAAAAAAGAGGGCTGAAACTGCCCGATGGAGACTGGTTCTTGCCGAGAATCGTTTAGAAGCGTCGGAAGCGGTTGTTCCACCAGTCGCTGGCCTCGGCCATCGCCGGGTGCTCCTCGTCGTATTCTTCGAGCAGCGCGATCGCCTGGTCGACAAAGCATTCGACGATCGAAGCGGCTTCCAGGGCCCAGTCGGGCAGCTGCTGCGGGCGCCACGACTCGGCCGAGAAGAGGCCTTCTTCTTCGAGCGTTTCCTCGACTTCCTCGTCGGCATCGGTTGGCAATTGCCAGCAGTCGTCGAGCAGGTCGAACGCGCCGAACGCGGCGTCGACGTTCTGCTGCTGCGGATCGATCGCCTCCGCTTCCAGCAAGAAGCTGGGCGTCAGATCGGCGGTCTGCGATTGCAGCGATGGGAACTCACTTTCGATCAGCGACCCTGCTGGCGGCGATATCGGGGGAAGCTGAATCTCCACGCCGTTGGAACGCGTCGCGCCGATGTTGCGAATCAAATAGGCCAGGTCAATCAGCGAAACGACCCCGTCCTGGTCAAAGTCGAAAGGATACGACTCTGGCGTCGCGGCGACGTTATCTCCTACCGTGCGAATCCAATTGGCCAGGTCGACCAAGCCAATGACGCCGTCGTCATCCAGGTCGTACGGAATTACTTCGACTTGGGTGGTCGGGCCGCCTGACTGCATGCCGGGGATATTCGCAAAGTAGTCGTTGGTCACCGTCATATCGGCGATCGAAAAGCCAAGGTCGACCGGCTCGGCGTATTGCCCGACGGCGTCATTGGGGAGGCCGCCGTCGGGATTGGGCGTAAAGCGAAAACTGCCGATCAGCAGATAGTCGCCATCCCCTCCAATTGGGTCGTAGAAATTGCTCGCGGAAATTTCCAGCTGGCCCCCGACGTCGGTCACATCCAACTGACCAAAGCTGGCGCCGGCGGCGCTGCTGGTCCATTGGAACCAGGCGTCGTTGTAGTCGAGCTTGTAGTTGATCGTATCCAGTCCATAGCTGGCGTTCGGATCACGCTCGATCCAGACGTTGACCGTGAAGGGATCCCATTCGTTGATCGTCTCCAAGTCGTCCGGTAAGACGTCGACCACGCCTAAGCTGTCGGTCGTCGCGGCGGCGTCGTTAATCGTCAAATAGGCGTTGACCGAATCAATGATGTACAGCGGAGGATAGATGCTGGTCGAAACGTTGTTGGCGTCGGTGATCGTCAGCTGAAGGACGATAAAGTCCGACAGGTCGCCGCTGATCGAACCGGTCCAACTCCAGGTACCGTCTCCATGGTCGGTGACCGTGCCGCGCGACGCGGTGATCGACGCTATCGGGGCGGCGCCGACTTCGTACGTACCAAACGCGAAGGCGTCTTCCCCGCGGATTACGAATTCCGGAGATTGGGGAGAGACCGCGATGGCCGGATTGGCGTAGTTGACCGTCAGGAAAAACGTGGTCTCGGACGATTGGAATCCATTGTCGGCGTAGATGGTGACGGCGCTCGATCCGATATCGTTCGACTCGGTCAGATAGCTCCAGCTCCACGTGCCATCGCCATTGTCGACGACCGTGCCGACCGAGGCTGACAGCGCAACGGTGCGATCATACGCCTCGAAGTAGACGCCGCTGTTGGTGGCAAGCATACCGTCGTTCACTTCGATCGCCGGTTCGTCGACCGCTAGATTGGTCGCTTCGGTACTGACCGACAGGGTTGCAAAGCCGGTTTCTCCATCCAGATCGGTCACCTTCAGGCCGATTTCCCAGACAGAGGGCAACGTGAGACTCGACAACAGCGCCGCCGGCTGAATCCCGATCGCGTCATCATACTGCCCGTCGCCATCCAGGTCCCACTCAAACAGCAAGTCGGCGACGGCGTCTTTGTAATCGTAGGTTCCCAGGGCGCTCAGTTCGATGGAAAGGCCGTCGGCGCTTGACTTGGGTAGCTGGATTGCGGCGACTGGCGGCGACTGCAGCGACAGCGACCGCGGCTCGAACCCATTCGCCGGATCGCGGGCCACAAACAGCAGGTAGTCGTCGAACAGCGTCAGCGCGAACGGATAACTGTTTCCCCGAATCGGATCGAGGTCGGTGACTACTACCGTTCCTTCGACAGTCCCATCCGATTTCCAGAGCTCAACGCCATAGTCGGGGTCATCGGCGGTAAAGAAGAGGGCGTCGCCAATGATCGCGTAGGGGGGATCGTAAAAGGTGGAGAACAAGTCGTCGTTCAGCAGTCCAACGAATTGCGGTTCGGTCGAGATGTCGGTCGTTTTCCACAGCTCGACCCCGTCGAACGTAAAGAGGCTGTAGTAGAGCTCTCCCTGAAAGACGAAGTGCGGCGATATGTAACCCGGCTCGTAATCTTGATCGGTTAGCTGCACGACGCCTTGTGCGGTTCCGTCGGTCTTCCAGATATCGCCGTCGGTGTCCGTAAAGTAAATCGCCCCGTCGACACTGACCAGATCATTGAGATCCGAGTAGGTGTCGCCAGGAAGCAGGTCGAGCGCCAGCATCGTCCCGGCTTCGGTCCCGTCGGTCTTCCACAGCTCTTCGCCATGCATGCCATCGTCCGCCGTGAAATAAAGGACGCCGCCAAAGTCGGTCAGGAACGAAGTATCGAGCAGGTCAACGCCGATTTCAAACGTCCCGGCCGCCGTTCCGTCCGATCGCCACAGTTCGACGTCAACGTATAACGGATCGTAGGTCTGGAAGTAGAGGAGATCGCCGGAGGCGGTCAGGTGGACGATCCGGGAAGAATCGGAGCCGGGCGATAGATCGTCAACCAGCATCGTCCCCAGTTCGGTTCCGTCCGTTTTCCATAACTCAACGCCACTGACGCCATCATCGGCGACAAAGAAAACCGTATCCCCGACGGCGGTCATGTTAAAGGAGTAGAAGTTATTGAGGGTCGCGAAATCGGTCAGCTGAACCGTTCCTTCCGCCGTGCCGTCGGTGACGAACAGTTCGTACGACGTGCCGGTCAGATCCGCTTCAAAGAACAGCAGGTTGCCGACCGTTTTTAGCGCGCGGATGTCGTAGTACGACGGCATTGCCACGACCTGCTCGGTGCCGGCGGTCGTGCCATCGGTCTTCCACAGGCTGTAGCTATTGGGAGAATCGATGCCGGCAAAGTAGGCGACTCCGTCGAGCTCGGCGTAGCCAAATGAGATCGCTTCGTAGATTTGATACGGATCACTGCCGGGATAGACGTCTTCCAGCAGAAAGTCGCCGCTGGCCAGCTCTCCCTCCAGCAGACCGCTGTCGGCCGCCAGCATCGCGCGGGTCTCGAGTTGCTCGGCATGCAACGGAGAGGATTGGGAATGTCGGGATAAGGTGGAGGCGCGGCGGCGGCGCAAAGCAGAGCTGCTCATTCGATTTCGGCCTGGGTTCGGAGGAGGACGAAGGGGGAGGATGTCGATCCAGCGCACGAATCCCTACCCGAGATCGACAGATCAATCTCGGTAGGGGCGATAAGGTGGGCGGATTGTAACTTGCTGCGGCGGAGGAAGGGATGCCAGAAATTCACGGGTTTCGTAGATTTTTTAGAAAAAAACTTGCGCTTCGGCGTGGTTAAACTCGGGGAAGTGCGACCGGGGAATGACTTCTCCAGCGGCGGTTTCCTGTCGATTCTCTGGGTGCCCAGCTTTCTAAACGCCGCGTCGACGTTGGCTAACAGGCGAAATGGGCTCGAAACGAACCACCAGCGCGTCAGTGGCCCTCGCGGGAAGGCGGTGTTGCACCATCCCGATCGATTCTTCACGGTGTTGGCCAAATATTTTACCCAGATCAATCAGTTTGACGCCCGCGGCGGGATCTTTCCCGCCACCCGAATTCTCGGTACATTAACGACTTGCGCTAGACTGACGCCGCTGACTTCTAGGCGGCGAAAACGGCTTTCAGGCGTTGTCTGAAGGGCCTTGGCGAGCCCGATTGGGGCTGCATGAGCCGCAGATTGCGGCCGATTCGAATCTATCTCCGCTTGCGGCGTTGCGACCAGCTTGTCGCCGCCTGAGAGCGTAAAATCCCGCCTGCAGCCGGTCACGGCCCAGAGGAAATAGCATGAAAACGCTGATTAAGAACGCCACCGTGATGTTGCCGGACGGTCCCTCGAAGACGTCGGTCTTGATCGATGGCGCCACCATCGCCGAGATCGACCCCGCCGAATCGGTCGAAGCGGATGAAACGGTATACGCTTACGGCATGCACCTGTTGCCTGGGGTGATCGACGCTCACGTGCACATGCGAGATCCAGGCGGCACCGACAAAGAAGATCTTCGCACCGGCAGCATGGCGGCCGCTAAGGGGGGCGTGACGACCTTCCTGGACATGCCCAACACCAGCCCGGCGACGATCTCGCAGAAGATGCTGGATGAAAAGCTGACCCTCGCTTCGGTCAAAAGCGTCGTTAACTATGGTTTCTTCATCGGCGCCACCATCGACAACATCGACGAACTGAAGAAGGCGAACCGCACCCCCGGCATCAAGATCTACATGGGGAGCACCACCGGCGATCTCTTTTTGAAGGATCCTGGCATGCTGGAGGCGATCTTCGCCGAAACGAAGCTGCCGATCGCCGTCCATGCCGAAGATGAGAACATTATCTCGAAGAACTTCGAAGAGTTCGGCATGACCCGCAATGTGGTCGATCACTCGAGAATTCGTACGCCAGAAGCGGAAGCGTCGTCGGTTCACAAGGCGGTGGCGCTGGCCAAAGAATACAAGCATCGGCTCCATCTTTGCCATATGTCGTCGGCGCTCGCGCTGCCGGAGTTTGAAGATCACGACGACCTGATCACGGCCGAGGTGACCCCGCATCACCTGTTCCTGAACGACTCGGACTACATGAATCTGGGGACGCTGGCCCAGATGAATCCGGCCCTGAAATCGGCCTCTGACAACGCGGCGCTGCTGCAGGCGCTGTTGGATGATCAGATCCAGATCGTGGCGACCGATCACGCGCCGCATCGCTTCGAAGACAAGTGTCAGCGCTATCCCGATAGCCCGTCCGGCGTCCCCGGCGTCGAGACGGTCTTGCCGCTGATGCTGGACCTGGTCCACAAAGAGAAGTGCACGCTAGAGGATGTCGTACACTGGTTGTGCGAAGGGCCGGCCCTGGTCTGGGACATCATGGAGAAGGGGCGGATTGAAGTTGGCTACGACGCCGACCTGGTGTTGGTCGACATGAACAAGTCGGTCGTCCTCCGCGGCCCAAACATGCAGACCAAGTGCCGCTGGACGCCATTTGAAGGTCGCGAAGTCAATGGCTGGCCGGTGCGAACCTGGGTGTGCGGCAAAGAGGTCTATCGCGAAGGTGAATTCGACCTCTCGCGACCGGGCGTCGAGGTGATGTTCGACCACTCGCGCGGCGGCTACTGGTCGGGTATCGACGGCTAGCCGACGCGACATTTCGCCAAGTTGTAAACGCCGGCCGCTTGGTCGGCGTTTTTTTCTGCGCGTCGCGGCAACGGACGCCGCGCGAAAAATTTCTTAACGCGCTTTTTCCTCTTGGGGCAGTTTTGGGCCCGGCGCCGACGCTCTGGAAACGGCGTCAAGCGAAAAAGATCGAAAATCGGCCCCGAATTCTTGTCCGTATGTCGTTCTGGAAGGGGGCGCAAGGGGGCTCAAAATATACAACTTTTGGATTGCATAGCCACCCTTGAATGCGATTAGTGGGTCACAAAAAGTACGTATGTTTGAAAAATAATCAGACAAATGGTATCTATGGAGGACAGGAAATCACTATGCTGAATCAGCGGCGCGTATTTTATGTTTAAATCAAGGGGTTTTAATTTGACCTCTAGTCGCGCTATCTGCATCTCTTTTCATGTGAGTCTGTCAGTATGAACGTATCTCTTGCTTGGTCTCACCATCGTCGACGCGGTTTCACGCTGGTCGAATTGTTGGTGGTGATCGCGATTATCGGCGTGTTGATTGCGCTCTTGTTGCCGGCGGTTCAGCAGGCCCGCGAAGCGGCTCGCCGTATGACTTGCAGCAACAATCTGAAGCAGATCGGCCTCTCACTGCACAACTACCACGACACTTACAACCGACTTCCCCCCGGGATCGTCACCAGCAACCAGCTTTGCTGGAGCGCCCAGCTTCTGCCGTTTATTGAGCAGGGGAACCTGTGGGATGCGCTCGGAACGGCTGGCGCGTTTGATGGCCCGTGGGAAGATATCACCGCGGTCACCACGACAGGCGTTGGCAATCGTCCTCCGCTCGCCCAGACGCCGTTGTCGGCCTTCATCTGCCCGTCCGATCCCGGCGGAGATTTGAACAAGAAGTTGGGCGGCGCCAGCAGCATCTACTTCGGCAAGTCGAACTACGTTGGCATTTTCTCCGCCTACTACAACGCGACCGACCCGGTGGCGACCGGTTCCGGCGGTAGCGATCGCCCGGCGGTCTTTACCGACAACTCGGAAACCAAATTCCGCGACATCATCGACGGGCTGAGCAACACGGTTATCGTCGCCGAACGCGGCACCCAGGGGGGGCCGTGCGGATCGCTGTGGATTGGTTACCACAGCGACTTTGGCGGCAGCATCTCGGGCTCGATTGCGGCGTTCCAGGTTCGCTTGCGGATGGAACGGGTCTCTAACGACACCGACTACGTGATCAATGGTTCGAGCAACTACAACCCGAGCAGCATGCATCCGGGCGGTGCCCAGTTCCTGTTTGGGGACGCCAGCGTGCAATTTTTGCCGGAGACGATTCCGCTCCGTACGCAAGCCGCGCTCGGCACGATGGATGGTGGCGAAGTGATCCAGCCTTACTAGAGCGGTTTTCTTCAATCTTTAGCGTTCTGGCTGGTTGCGGCCGCGCTGGTCGGCGTTGACCTGCTGAGGATTCGCCTGCTTCGGTCGCCTTGACCAGCTTGCCTCACTAACGCCAGAAACGCTACTGCTATCAGAAAAGCGCTCTCGTCGTGACGCAGCTTCGTTCTTTTCCGGTAATGTCTTTTCAAGTTGGCGATTCTCATGAATGTTAAACCGATTTTTTCCTCGTCGAAGTGGTTGGCGCTGGCCGTCGTCACTGTCGGCATGACCTTGGGGTGCGGCGGCGCAAATGGCCCTCGCCTGGGTACCGTTTCCGGCACGGTCACTTTGAATGGTAAGCCGCTGGCGGATGCGACGGTCAATTTCTATCACGAGAACGATCGGCCTTCCCACGGGAAGACCGACGCCAGCGGGCGCTACGAGTTGGAATTCACCAACACCCGAAAGGGCGCCATCGTCGGCGAAAACGTCGTCCGCATCACCGTGGCGACGACCGAAGGCGAAGGGGTGAAGCCAAAGCGGGAAATCCTGCAGGCGCGTTACAACACCGATTCGGAACTGCGGTTCGACGTGGAATCGGGAGATAACACGGCCAACTTCGACCTGAAGCATTCCGGTGGCGGAGCCGGCGGCTAACGATCGCCAAGTCTTGTCAGACGCAAAGAAGAACGCCTCGCACGTCGAGGCGTTTTTCGTTTCTTGAGCGTTGCGTTAGTCGCCGCTTCGCCAGCTAGGAACGCTCCGATTCGCCTCGGCCCGCGGGGCGATCATCCCGGGACGCGATGGTCCGCGGAACAGGGGCGTTTCGGCTCGCTCGGTCGCGGTCATCCGGCGCAGGGGACGGGTAGATCGATAATAAAGTTCCAGGCCCAGCTTCGGCTGCGAGTAGCCGCGCGGCGTTTGTGCCGGCAGCGGAAAGCCATTGGGAAAGGTTGCTTCGGCGCTACGGCGATAGGGGAGCGTCGGCAGCTTGCCGGCCGAGTCGAGACCTCCCTGGTCGAGCAGATACTGGTCGATCGGATAGCGTCGCCGCGCGCCGCTGTAGAGCGAACCATAGAGATATTGCTCGCGGGTCGACAACCGTCGCAGGGCTGACGAGGAAGGAGCGGTCTCCTTAGGCAAGTCCTGAGCGCCCGCCGGTAAGACGAGCAGCAGCGTACTGATCAGCGCGAATGCATGTTTCATGGCGATCTCCCTGCCTGCAGGATACGAATGTTCGCGGCGAAGGCAAATCGCTTGCTACTGCGGCTGCTCGCGGACGGCGATTTCGATCTCGCCGCTGTTGTCGGCCAGCTGACCAGGGTTGTCGTTGACTTTCATGTAGAGCGTCGCGGTCAGCGGCGGGGTCAATGTTCGCCGCGTGCCGACCGTCTCCGACAGGGTCAGTGGCGAAGCGCCGGGGCCTTTCCAGTCGTCGGGCCGAAGTCCGCACAGCAGCTGTCCCAGCGGGCGACCGTTGAAGTACTCAAGCGTGACGCCGTTCGGTTCGCAGGGCCACTCGGGGTCTTGCTTCAGCAAGTAGCGGCCGCGGGCGACAATCTCGTATGTCTTGCCTGCTTCCAGCAGGATGCCGGTCGACTGCCAGCCTTGGTCGACTTGAATGATCGCGGTCGCCATCTCGCCGGCGATTGGTTTGCCGGGGGCATAGACTATGCTGTTGCGCTCGAAGTCGTAGCCATAGTCGGCGTTGGCGACGAACATTTGCCACCCTTCATTGATCTCGGGCCACTGGTCGGCCAGCGCTTCTTTGAACCGGCGGTTCATGTCGAAGCCGAGCCGCACATACTCTTGCAGCTTGTGGAACTGATCATGGGTACGCGGATCGGTCTCCAAGTAGGTGACGGCGCCCCAGCACCAACCATACGGCGAGTTCTGCAGATGGGCGTCCAGTCCGTAGTGCATTACGTCGTCGAGCGTTTTCCCTTGTTGGGCGGCGAAGTCGTCTTTGATGATCTTGATCCGCCCCCACATCGGCATCTCTTCTTTCGAGGCAGGCACCACGCCGACCGACAGCTTTCCGTCGCGCCAATAATGCGTGCCGAAATATTCGGCGATCCCTTCGGAATACCAGGGCGGTCCGCCGCCGCCGAACATCCGCTCCATGAAGCTGTGCGTTCCTTCATGTATCAGCAGGTGCCGGCGATACTGGGGGCTCGGCTGTTCGCGCAGCCAGAAGGCGTCGCCGCGCGAATAGCCATGCAGAAACGGTGGCAAGTCGTTGGGGATCAGGCCGGCGGCGGCGAACGGCTCTTCGCGCGACATCAGGCAACCCTTCGTCCGCCAAGCGGCGAACTTGACCGGATCGATGTTGAAGTACTCGCACCAGATTGGGAACGCCGCGTCAAAGACGGTTGGCAGCTCGTCGACTTCGGGCGAAGAGGGCAGGTCGGTGATCAGGGTCAGATGTTTCCCCTGCAGTTGCCGCAGGCCGTTGGCTTCGAGCTGCGCCGGATCGATCGTGAACTCAACCCGCGGCTCGATCGGCGCCGGACGAAACCGCTCTTGCGAATGGTCGTCGCTCATGAACTGATTGAGGACCGCGATCGAACCGTCGTCATCCTTCTTGGTCGGCTCCATCGTCGCGCGGCGGACGGGCTCGGTTGGCCTTGCCGGGGCGGGCGGCTCCTCTGGCTCTGAGGGCGTCTCTTTCGCAACTGACCGGGGAGTGGGCGTCGCGGGGGCTGCCGGAGTGGCCGGCTGGTCGCTCGATCCACAGCCAACTAGCAGAAGCGTCATGCTAAACAGCAGCCATCGCATCGCGGGATCCTTGGGCGATTTTGGTTCAGGGGCGGGCTGGGATGGCCCGGCAGAATTTATCGGGGTTACGTGCTATTCTAGACCGAAACCCTTTTGTTCGCAGGATTAATGTCCGACTCGATGTCTTCCGCCGCCGATTCGATCATCCGTCGCCCTTGGTCCCACGCCGTTGCGGGGGCAGTAGCGCTGTTGGGGGCGCTTGTGTGCGGGTTCGATTGGCCGCAATTTCCGCAAAACCTGCAACATCTAACGGCGGCCGGGCTGTTTGCCTGGGGGATTGCGGCAATTTTTTTGCTGGTCGTCGCGGCAGGACACTTTCGAGTCGCCATCCTTGATTGGCAAGGTTTGCAAGGGCCAGCGGCCTATGAACGGCGTAACGCCAATCTCTGGATCGTCTCGCAAGCAATCGCGCTGGCGTTGGTCGGCGTGATGATGCTATTGGGCCGCAATTCCGTGCTGTTAATGGCCGATCAAAATTTGATTCTCGCCGCCCTATCGACTTGTTGCCTGGTATCGCTGGTCGTCTGGGCAATGCGGAGAGCGGCGCTCGGGACGGAGACGACATGAGTCAGAGAGAGCGGAAAGTGGAAAGCGGAATACGGACAAGTTGGTTGGCGGTCGCTTTGCTGCTGCTGACCGGCTGCCGCTTCGGCTCTAGCGACGAAGCGGTCGTCTATGTGGCGCTCGATCGCGAGTTCTCGGAACCCCACTTTTTCGACTTTGAAGAAGTGACCGGCGTTACGATTGCCCCCAAGTACGATACCGAAGCGAACAAGACGGTCGGCCTGACCGCCGCGCTGCTGGCCGAGAAAGAACGCCCGCGGTGCGACGTCTTTTGGAACAACGAAGTCCTCAACACGTTACGGCTAGAGAAGGCGGGCCTGCTCGACGCCTACATTCCGCCCAACGCGGAAGACTTTCCGCAAGAGTTTCGCTCGCCAGATGGAACGTGGTACGGTTTCGCCAGCCGGGCTCGGGTGTTGCTGGTCAACACCGACCTGGTGAAAGAGGAAGACTTTCCGACGTCGATCCAGGATCTGGTCGACCCCAAGTGGAAAGGACAGTGCGGGTTCGCCAAGCCGCTGTTTGGCACAACGGCGACGCATGCGGCGGTGTTATTCTCGGTCTGGGAAGCGGACAAGGCGGAAGCGTTTTTCACGCAGCTGAAAGAGAATGGTCGGATGTTTCCCGGTAACAAGCAAGTCGCCGTCGCCGTTGGCAGCGGACAAATTGCGTTTGGCTGGACCGATACCGACGACGCGAAAGGAGAGCTGCGGAGCGGTGCGCCGGTGGCGATCGTTTACCCCGATCAAGCGGAAGGAGAGTTGGGGACGTTG includes:
- a CDS encoding extracellular solute-binding protein, which gives rise to MSQRERKVESGIRTSWLAVALLLLTGCRFGSSDEAVVYVALDREFSEPHFFDFEEVTGVTIAPKYDTEANKTVGLTAALLAEKERPRCDVFWNNEVLNTLRLEKAGLLDAYIPPNAEDFPQEFRSPDGTWYGFASRARVLLVNTDLVKEEDFPTSIQDLVDPKWKGQCGFAKPLFGTTATHAAVLFSVWEADKAEAFFTQLKENGRMFPGNKQVAVAVGSGQIAFGWTDTDDAKGELRSGAPVAIVYPDQAEGELGTLFIPNTLAILRGCPHPEAARKLVDFLLQPQVETALAAGPSAQIPLNAKVAAPASIETPQTKRAMQVDFRAAADKWDEAASYLTPLFLTQ
- a CDS encoding ELWxxDGT repeat protein, producing MSSSALRRRRASTLSRHSQSSPLHAEQLETRAMLAADSGLLEGELASGDFLLEDVYPGSDPYQIYEAISFGYAELDGVAYFAGIDSPNSYSLWKTDGTTAGTEQVVAMPSYYDIRALKTVGNLLFFEADLTGTSYELFVTDGTAEGTVQLTDFATLNNFYSFNMTAVGDTVFFVADDGVSGVELWKTDGTELGTMLVDDLSPGSDSSRIVHLTASGDLLYFQTYDPLYVDVELWRSDGTAAGTFEIGVDLLDTSFLTDFGGVLYFTADDGMHGEELWKTDGTEAGTMLALDLLPGDTYSDLNDLVSVDGAIYFTDTDGDIWKTDGTAQGVVQLTDQDYEPGYISPHFVFQGELYYSLFTFDGVELWKTTDISTEPQFVGLLNDDLFSTFYDPPYAIIGDALFFTADDPDYGVELWKSDGTVEGTVVVTDLDPIRGNSYPFALTLFDDYLLFVARDPANGFEPRSLSLQSPPVAAIQLPKSSADGLSIELSALGTYDYKDAVADLLFEWDLDGDGQYDDAIGIQPAALLSSLTLPSVWEIGLKVTDLDGETGFATLSVSTEATNLAVDEPAIEVNDGMLATNSGVYFEAYDRTVALSASVGTVVDNGDGTWSWSYLTESNDIGSSAVTIYADNGFQSSETTFFLTVNYANPAIAVSPQSPEFVIRGEDAFAFGTYEVGAAPIASITASRGTVTDHGDGTWSWTGSISGDLSDFIVLQLTITDANNVSTSIYPPLYIIDSVNAYLTINDAAATTDSLGVVDVLPDDLETINEWDPFTVNVWIERDPNASYGLDTINYKLDYNDAWFQWTSSAAGASFGQLDVTDVGGQLEISASNFYDPIGGDGDYLLIGSFRFTPNPDGGLPNDAVGQYAEPVDLGFSIADMTVTNDYFANIPGMQSGGPTTQVEVIPYDLDDDGVIGLVDLANWIRTVGDNVAATPESYPFDFDQDGVVSLIDLAYLIRNIGATRSNGVEIQLPPISPPAGSLIESEFPSLQSQTADLTPSFLLEAEAIDPQQQNVDAAFGAFDLLDDCWQLPTDADEEVEETLEEEGLFSAESWRPQQLPDWALEAASIVECFVDQAIALLEEYDEEHPAMAEASDWWNNRFRRF
- a CDS encoding dihydroorotase, yielding MKTLIKNATVMLPDGPSKTSVLIDGATIAEIDPAESVEADETVYAYGMHLLPGVIDAHVHMRDPGGTDKEDLRTGSMAAAKGGVTTFLDMPNTSPATISQKMLDEKLTLASVKSVVNYGFFIGATIDNIDELKKANRTPGIKIYMGSTTGDLFLKDPGMLEAIFAETKLPIAVHAEDENIISKNFEEFGMTRNVVDHSRIRTPEAEASSVHKAVALAKEYKHRLHLCHMSSALALPEFEDHDDLITAEVTPHHLFLNDSDYMNLGTLAQMNPALKSASDNAALLQALLDDQIQIVATDHAPHRFEDKCQRYPDSPSGVPGVETVLPLMLDLVHKEKCTLEDVVHWLCEGPALVWDIMEKGRIEVGYDADLVLVDMNKSVVLRGPNMQTKCRWTPFEGREVNGWPVRTWVCGKEVYREGEFDLSRPGVEVMFDHSRGGYWSGIDG
- a CDS encoding DUF1559 domain-containing protein; translation: MNVSLAWSHHRRRGFTLVELLVVIAIIGVLIALLLPAVQQAREAARRMTCSNNLKQIGLSLHNYHDTYNRLPPGIVTSNQLCWSAQLLPFIEQGNLWDALGTAGAFDGPWEDITAVTTTGVGNRPPLAQTPLSAFICPSDPGGDLNKKLGGASSIYFGKSNYVGIFSAYYNATDPVATGSGGSDRPAVFTDNSETKFRDIIDGLSNTVIVAERGTQGGPCGSLWIGYHSDFGGSISGSIAAFQVRLRMERVSNDTDYVINGSSNYNPSSMHPGGAQFLFGDASVQFLPETIPLRTQAALGTMDGGEVIQPY
- a CDS encoding transthyretin-like family protein, producing the protein MNVKPIFSSSKWLALAVVTVGMTLGCGGANGPRLGTVSGTVTLNGKPLADATVNFYHENDRPSHGKTDASGRYELEFTNTRKGAIVGENVVRITVATTEGEGVKPKREILQARYNTDSELRFDVESGDNTANFDLKHSGGGAGG